The window TGAGTTTAATACAAAGCTTACTGTAAAACATCCAAAGATCCGGCTAGCTATTCTAGCTCGCTCAGCTAGCGAAGGGTTTATCTGTACACCTTTCAGCTATTTAGATGTCGAACCGGGATATGCCGACGTCTCTACTCTGGTTTTGGCCAGCGTCATTTGCAGCTCATTAccattctgggttttttttttgtttttgcaatttTAACTGAAGATACCCGATAAACTGAGCATCAACATCCGTCTCCTCTATCTCAGATGTTTCTGCCGATTAAGCATTTTGGCTCCTGAAGTGTCGACTTTCGACATGACACTCCGTTATTTTGATCAGGTCACGAAATTGAATTATTTCAAATGTGCAAATACAGTCTACTGGTGTGACAtgcattgtgtgtatatatatatatatatatatatatatatatatatatatatatgtttttttactgtaatggtgtgggattttattattttaaaaactcaaGTAAAACTACTGTGGTTCTTTATACTATTAAAGAAATACAGATGCAGTGAACCATGCATACTGAAGTACTGtaatgagtgtgagagtgtgtgctgtgCACTTTACCACCAGTTATATGTGAGCACCTCAGTTCTTCATTTctaatactgtatatcaacCTGTTTTATTTCCCTGCTCTTTTGCATTATTAAATAATCAAAGAAATTCCCAAACGTCATGGATTCTCTCGCATGGCAGCCTGAGATACCTCCATTGTATACACTGCAAGTATACACTCACTAGGCTTGCAATAAAGTCTATTTCCTATTGTATTACCGCGATGTAATTCAAGCAAACGAGTCATATATCAAGCTCATGTTGATTGAAATCCTCGTTGTAGAGTGGAAGCTATTTCGACCAGGTCCCGTGAGTATTAAGAACGTCAGAGCCACTACGCTCCAGTATAAAGCCAACGCAATCGTTTCACTGTGTTGACATTCAAATCCTTATAGTGTGGATATAATAAGGCACCGGTGAGGTAGTTCATGTGCTTTTCACTTCATTCCAAAGCTATTCCAATGAAGTGAGGCTTGAGGAAATATTCAGCTCTGTGATGGATAGTGAAGATTAGAAAATTAGACTGTGCAAGAGATGATCTATGACATCACATCCTGCTGTACGTATCTACCGGTAAAGGGTAAACATAGTCACATACAATGAAAATGTATGTGTTAAAAAAACACCAGTCTAACTTATTAGCAGAATGAATCCAAGGATTCATTGGCAAGTCGTTTAGAGCGaattatgaatgtgtgtgactgtAGCAACGTTTGTTTTGATGATAACGCAGCCACAGTAGCACATGATCACTTGCCATGTGCTCGTTCTTAGCTGAAAAGTGTTCGACGCAACATGTTCTTTATGTGCTGTAGCCTCTTCTCAAGACCTGATGTGTTCTATATCCATATTGttattttactattataaatatattattaggaatatatcattcagaattcattgttccatcaatgatggcaacacttctcatttaaaccattaaaagttctattttggtctcatccatccacaaaacatttttccaatagccttctggcttgtccacgtgatctttagcaaaccaCAGAGGGGCAGCATTGTTCATGTTGGAAAGCAGTGTTTTTCTCCCATGCAcgccattgttgttcagtgttctcctgatggtggacttatgaacattaacattagccaatatgAGAGAGGActtcagttgcttagaattACCCGGGGTACCGCAGACTATTATACGTCTTGCTTTTGGAGTGATCTTTATTGGTCTTCACTCCTGTGGAGTGTAACaacggtcttgaatttcctccattgctacacaatctgtctgactgtagattggtggagtcgaaactctttagaaatggttGTGTAAtcttttccagtctgatgaggtcctcagaaatctccttttgtttatgccatgatacacttccacaaacacgtgtcgTGAAGATCGGACTTTGATAGATACCTGTTCTTTAAATGCTCACACCTGATTGACACACCCGAGTGTGAAAAGCTGGTGATGTTTcgggtcatatttatgcagatatatagaaaattctaaagggttcacaataTCTCAAGCAAAACTGTAGCCTTATGTGTTAAGAATGTTACGGATATAAGCCTGTTCTTACTGAATTCTGTCAATACTGTAGTACCTTGATTTGGGCCATAGGCAGCAAGACGTAAGATTTCTGATTAATGTATGAACTCTTGAATTCAGTTACAGCCTATGCGGCAGTAAATGGCCAGTAAAATTTGACGACCAAATTCACCATGAgttttgctttatttctttcttttttttttttttacagcagaactTCCCTAATTCTGGTATCTAAGGAAGTTATGTATGCTCACAAACAAGAACAGTGATGTTTAATACtaatacatatactgtacaaaatAATATACAGCCCCTCCAAAAGTTTCAGAATGGCAAGACCAATTTTTCTGAGACATTTGGGTGTGAGATCAAACAGATGAATAtcagacgatagatcagaatatcagctttcttttcctgaaatttacatctagatgtgttaaacagttttaaaacaTGGCATGTTTCGTTCGAACCCGCCCATTATTCAAGTGATATGagaggtgtttcttgttgcccagcttgattgattgcttaaataattaacagttctgaatgtctgctcttgCTTTGAGCCCtttggtttcacctgtgaagactgcatttgctgttaaaaaaggataaaccaacatgaagatcagagagctgtctatgggagaacaGCAAGCCGTTTCTGAAGCTgaggaaagagggaaaatcgaTCAGCAACACTGCACAAAAACTGGCATAGCCGACACAACCATTTGGAATGCCCTgaacaagaaagaaaccactggtgtactgacaaCCAGACATCGAACAGGCTGGCCAAGGAAaccaacagcagttgatgagtgaaacattgtgagagctgtgaagataaacccccaaaacaacagtcactgGCATCACACCCAACCTCCACAGGAAGGGCGTGTAAGTATCACAAGCCGCCATTCAAAGGGAAGTTTcacagcagaaatatagaaatgtaaagaattaaTAACCTAGTTTTCAagatgacaagtttaaaaataaataaataaataaataaataaataaataaataatctcatCCTTGCAAACTACTCTTTCATTGCGCAACAACTGAACATTGTGGTGTGAGACAGCAGAAACACACTTCTGAGTCATGTCTGGAAGAGCGCAAGTGCACTACTTTTAGAAGTTTGGGGGCAGGGTCTTTTCAAGCTCGGTGGTATTTCAGATGGCTCAGGCgcagatgtagatgtagatgtttCAACAGGTTGCATGTTGAGCTGTAATATACTCATATGGccacagtatgtgtgtgtgtgtgtgcgttgcgGGGTATTTACCTTACAAGAGAACCAAAACTGAAATCTTTGCAAAACCTGATGTGGGTGTAAACTTTCCACTTGCCTCAGATTGTCAAATATTCTCACGTGAACCTCCCAAGGAGGAactgtacaattttatttaaaacaacttGTCTAATGATGGTGCATTTTCACTCCGCCTGCCCTGGAATGTCCGTGTACTTTCCTTCCTACAGATTAGCGTATTCAGTATTTAAGCATTGAGCTACGAAAGATTCAGTTTTATTGCATTGTTGCCAATTACCATGTCAACAATGGCAATTTCCTACGTATCTGATAATACTCTGCCTCTTACTGCTGTTGGAGGCAACCTGAATGTGGGATCCTAACTGAAAATCGCAAAACAATCAATATATTTCAAAATGTCAGtacatgtataaaaataaataaataaataagtgaacaCACTGTAATATGTAGTTCAATTATCACTGAAGGGTGCACATCTCACCTGTTTTGCCGGAAAACCTGTACTACTGATGCAACGTGAACGCTGCGGATTCGGTTGCATCCGTAAATCTCTCAAAAAGAGACCACGGTTTACAACATGGTCAATAATTGTGCCCCTTATCTCATCAGAGATAAGACCACTGCTCTTGGTCTTCCTCTCCTTTGTCCTCCATGTATTCtacctctccctctcactcttcTTTCCACACTAACCTGTTTGAGATTTTCTAGATATTTCGCTCCGGTTACTGCAGAAATGCCCGACATATTGGTCATCGTTCtgttttgaatgtgtttttaagAGTTTTTGGGAACCGTGTGTTAGCGTTTGAAAAAACGTGGTGGGGTATGAATGAGAACGCAATGAAAAACGACTGACGGTTTGGTCCGCATACACTTCAGTTTCGCTgactgtgtgaagtgttttgaCAATGTGACTTCAGTTTTGACCGATGCATGTTAGCAATTGGaaacgaaaaaaaaaccaaaaaaaaacctgtcacaTACAAATGTTGGTATAAAAATTGTACAGAACTACATATACGTGTAAACGCAGCATTTCAATGTGAGTCGGTGGTGTCTGCTTAGCTGCAAGCTAACCACAGGATTTCAGTGCTGacatatttgtgttttgtaaCCCCCTGTCTGTTCAAGAGAATCAATAAACCGCAAGGTTGCCCAATACTTCTGCGTGTCATGAAGATGTGAGGGCAAAATGACACAttgattattattcataattGCATTTAGCGATGCATTATATCGTGTAGAAATGCATAAAATGCTAAGACATGTGAAGTTAATATTCCAGTCGATGATTGAGCTTGATGTAAATAACTTCCCTTCACAACAATGCGACTCAAATTTGAATATCAACTGGTTTCACCTGCTGCAAATTCAGAagcactttgcttttttttttttttttttggaatgtacTAAGAAGAACATTTTGCACATCAAAAATTTGAGAAACTATTCACCTTTCCTCCAAGAAAGCATATTTCTCATTGTTCTTAGCAATAGCAATGCAGaatcttttttcttcctttgacCTACTCTATTGACCAAATATGTTGTTGCACACATGTACAAATGCAATTGCAGTGCGTTACCAAGGAGACGTTCGACACAAACAAGACATGAGTTTGTTGCTGAACAGTGCTctatcactctatctatctatctatctatctatctatctttctagaCAGTTCACTATATATTTAACCCACAAATTCAAatggatacagtagatagattcaaatagatagatagatagatagatagatagatagatagatagataatatttttgtctcaatgGTTTTATTAGTTGATTGTTGTCTACatttaggactcgtgtgaaaatctgatgacgtttattggtcatatttatgcagaattcGAGAAAATTCTAAGGGGTTCATaaaccttcaagcaccactgtatgtagaCTTAAGAcaacaatgtaaataaaagaaaataagaaattagGAATCTGTAcggataaaaaaattattttgtgctATGAATAGCATTTGATTGTTGGAAAACAGCGCCTCCTACTGACGAGAGAGATGtaatggagctagaaggcttTTCCCATGGCCAATTGTATGATGAAAATGGAAGCAGAAGAGGTGGGGCTAAAACCATCGCTATCTCTAAAAGGTTCTGAATAGGAGAGAAATGATTGTCTTTCAGCCACCAATTAGGGCTAGCTTCAAAATAATCCTTTGGTTTTAATGTATCGGTTCCTGAAAAGGCCTAGAGCTCCATTAAGCTTGGTTTCAGTCTTAAACGTGTTTTCAGCTTGTGAAAacgattttctcacaaatgctGCTAAGCAGCTTCCTCTTCCAAACCAACAGATGGCGCTATCGGTCAATTTACACTAGTCTCCCGGGAGAagcattacacacattacattacaccatAATAGAGTAATAGAGTACAGTAATAcagttttaatatatatatatatatatatatatatatatatatatatatatatatatatataaagagagaccATGTTGTAGGCTAGAGcagaaaattgtatgcactcaagtggttATTGGTTATTGGTTACATGGTTATTTCtgccacgcccctattgatggagcctctgttgGGCAACATCTTCCATCATTGatgtttatgtgtggtgtcaggcggctgagacACATCAGCAGATCACGCATCCCTTCCTGGGACctgtctgtggtcctggaaggtctgtcaggtgccccatttaaGAAGTATGAGagctacaagctctctctgttgcctcttcatgccttgactttgcccctggattagccaaggccttccttctcctgtctgtccatcacaAATTCTCAGGAACCCAAAGTGTTGCTCTCTACTGTCACACTAGCTGCTCTTAAAACCTCCTGTATGGTCGGTGAATTTCTTCCATAAAGCTCATATTTCCACACGAAACACCCTTCTAGTGCGTTTGTAATTTAGCAATGCACgtatacagatgtgtgtgtcaCTCAAACACGAATAAGGTCAACTGATATCAGGTTGCTAAACACCGAGCCAgatatggatttttttcttaaGATAAGTTTAGGAGAGTGGGTGGTTTCGTCCAATTTCACTAAGCACTTCGCTCATGTGACTTCATCCAAAGCTCAGAGCAAGTAAAGCATTGTTTTTGGGGCTTACTATGTAGGATCAAACCTgcagaaatgataaataaataaataaatacatacatgcatacatacatacatacatatataaataactagatagataaataaataaataaaggaataaacaacttgataaatcaaatataattcatttttaattaaatttaatcctACAAGTATTTTTTGTAtcacttttttccttcatttattattcttttattcttatttattcttatttattcttttttttttttttaaatccatttatttttaatatgtatttatttatgcgttcatttatttttacttttacctGTACAATATGGAAATGAGGGAGGCGGTCCCTGCTTGATCAGaaggtctggggttcaagccccagcactgccaaactgccactgttgggcccttgagcaaggcccttaaccctctctgctccagggggcgctgtatcatgtctgaccctgcactctgaccccaacctcctaacatgctggagtGTGCgaatgtgctgtaatgtatatgtgaccgataaagactcattatcattggTCGAGAGCTCATGTATAAGCGTCAGGTCTAAGAGAATGAATCACAAACTCATTATTAACCACACAACACAGACAGAAATGAACACGAATACATGTGAAAGTTGCTGGAAAAAATGGCGCTGGAGAGTTCTTTTCACATCCACCAAACACTGCAAAGTTTCCAGCAGTTTGACGCAGTGAGAGATAAGTTTCAGTAGTGCTTATCCTAAGTAAATAAGAACGACTCGAACTGAACAGATTCTGAATATACAGGGCAACAGTTCAGGCTGTACTTCGACGTTCATATGAGCACACAGCTCTCCTAAAACATCAATAAGCACCTCTACTCTAAATAACACAGTCATCTGATGCCTGGTTATCCACTTCGTCTGCTAAGGGTTGCGCAACTCTCTAGCTATTTGCTATAACTCTCTAAGCGTCCGCCCCGGCGTCACTCCAAAACAAGTGAAGACCCATCGAGCGCACACTTCACTCTTCACACACTTCACGATGGAAGGCAAGACCAACCCACCTAATTACCATACAAGACACAGAAATGTAAgaataaatgcaaaaacaaataaaaaatgttgaaataaataaatgcatacataATCAAAATTGGTGGTGGATGGGGGGGGGATACATGCGGGAGtcaataaatatcaaaataaacgAATGcataaagaaatataaagataaaagaataaacaaataaaagttacaaggaaatacagaaaaaaaataaatgaaggaaaaatacatttaggattcaattgaattaaaaatgatgtatatttgttttatcaagtcatttattcctttgtttgttttcctattacatttatttatttatttatttatttatttatttttaatttctgcaGGTTTGGTCCTCCATAAGCTTTCAGTCATTCTGTTGAAACGTTTAAGTGACCGGACTGTTATAAACTTTTTTGTTATAAGAcaaaaaagtcttcaggattatACCACATGACTCGCCAGTAACTGACGTTAAATCTTTACTTCCTTTCTTCACCCTTTAATATGTGACTTTTCTTCACTCAGTCAGCTCTTACATGTTTAACCAGAGAGCTTGCAGTCCTCCTGGTGTTCGTGTGTGTTCGTCTGgttcaataaataatcatttacttGGAGACCGCATGCTAATCAAGTGCAGGGTACGTGCCTGAAAGCACCCATAACAACACGATTAAGAGAATTAAGGCAGCTCCTTGAATCTCAGCACGACTAATCCCAAGACAATAACCCATTGCTGGTATCTTAATAAGCATTTGGGGAACACTGAACTTTTTCCCTTTGCTTTGCAGAAagcctgttatttatttatttctaatctCCAACATACACTTGCATGAGTTAGCCATTGTAGAGTTTGTCCTCTGAGCTCTCTTCGGGAAACCTTAAAGTCGTACGATTTCTCCCGGCTTTGCCCTAGATCGGCACACTGGGGGTGGGGATAAGCCTGGGAGTCAGCATGTATACggataaaaaatttttaagtgGGCCCCTTCTGCAGCTGCTGGGTGAAGTCGCAGTGATTTAGCTTAGGAATTTCAAATCACAGTTCCTGAACGTATTCGATCTTCACGCTGTAGCGGAATGATAAGACAGACATAATCAGTCTTAAACCTTTTAATTGCCTGAAAACCTACAGCATCTACAGTAAAAAGACATTCAGAGATCCCACGTGTAAAAGTGCTGCTTTGTTAGGAGCCGACAGTTCTTCAATCCTATCTCTCATACAAAAACGttgatcagaataaaaaaataaggaacATTACTTCAGTGCATCCGTGCGTGTAAGTGCACACcaacatatttaaatgtttagcGGTTAACAGTCACACACTCTTCATGTATACATGTCTATCAGTTAAGTTAAGGAGTGCTAATTCgtttaaaagaaagagaaaaaaaaaacgatcgactaaatataatcattaatacACAGCGCCCTctagtaatattggcacccttttggtaaatatgagcaaagaaggctgtgaaaaattgtctttattgtttaaccttgtgatcttttgttcaaaaaattcacacaaataCTCCGCTCTCACGGATTTCAAACtgatatttaccaagggtgccaatattagtggaaggcactgtagcATTCGCCACTACTTGTGTGGAGCCACTTtattcaacatacagttggATGGCATAAAACAGTGTTGGACCTTTACAGTCAAATTTAAATACGGATCTCTGTAAGCATTCAGCCTGAGAGCTTGAAGGCTTCAAATTCCAGACATTTCCTCTGGCTGAGCAAAATACTTAGTGCTAAGTCCTCAGCAAAGCTCCTCTTAATTACTGGTGGATACTGGTGCTGTTGTATATTCCGTCCACTCAGAACTGAGTCTCTGTAACCTGTTCTTTTCCATTGCTGGACACTCTGTTAGCTTCTACTTTTTCAGTCTCTATGTTCTCTTTGCTAGACACAGGCCCTTCAGTGCGTGGTGTACTTTCCAGCTTATTTTGACATTTCCCTGTGGTCAGAGACTTCTTAAAAGACTCTGAGGTGAAGTAGTATACCACTGGATCAAAGCAGCAGTTGAGGGTGGCCACACAGAGCGTTACAGGATAAAGAGTTCGTGCCAATCGTTCGAGCCAGCAGCTTGCCAAGGCTTGGGTGCGCACCATAGCGTAAACAAAAAGAACAGAGTTATATGGCACAAAGCAGACGATGAAGATGGCTAGATGCACCACGATCATGCGCAGGACACGTTTCTTGTTGGTTCCAATTTGGCAAAGTGTAGCCGGCTTACGCAGTGTTCGTAGCACCATGGACGAACAGGCCAGGTTGATGAGCAACGGAATGAGGAAACCGACTACCTCAATGAAAATGGTGATCTTAGACAGGTAGGTCTTCCAGGTTTTCTGGGAGAAGCCCTCGAAGCAAGTGGTGATGGTTTTGGCCTGGTTGGTTGCAGAGAAGAAGGTCACAGACATGCCTCCACCCAGGATCAGCAACCAGATCAGAGCGCATACAATGCCAGCGTTGCGGCGAGTGCGGATGGAGCGCGATCTAAAGGGGTAAACTATAGCCAGGAAGCGGTCCACACTGATGCAGGTGAGGAAGAGCATGCTGCCGTAGATGTTGGTGATGAAGGCTCCTCCGGAGATCTTGCAGAGCCCGTCGCCAAACGGCCAGTGGCGCCTGACGTTATAGTAGATTTTAAAAGGTAGAGTAAATACAAATATCAAGTCCGATAATGCCAAGTTGGTCATGAAGAGAGTGGTCTCGTTGCGTATCTTCATACGACAGCAGAAAACAAAGAGTGAAGCACAGTTGGTGATGAGGCCCAACACAAAGGCAATGCTGTACACTACACCGTACAAGTTGTACTTGAAGGAGTCGTCAATTCCGCAGTCCTCCAGCCCAGTCTCGTTAAGAGCCAGACTTGCCATTGTGGCATCAGAGGACGGTGGAGGAGTTTTGCTTCTGGCGAATTCCCAGCTGTCAGAAAGTGTATTAGCGGCAGTGTACTTCCCAGCCCATCATCGACACACACTCAGATGCGCTCTTATCATCTTTAGTGCGCGTAGACGGTCACTTTTTGCTTTCTGTAGGAgggaacaaaacaacaaaaaggacAACTTTAGTAAGTACGCTGAACATGAGCATTCTTGGAAGAATTATGATGTCTGGCCATCTGtgaattccccccccccacccccccaccccctatTTACAGAATCATCAGCGAAAGAAGACAGTCTCAAATCTGTCGCGGACAGTATGTTTTAAAGTAATTATTCAAAACTATAGAATAGAATTAGAAACATGACTGAATATGACTTTGGTCCAAGCGTGTTAAGGCCTCAACACTGCAGAGTTTCAGATTCCACTTCATTTAACAAACCAGATTTAACTCATCACCTATCTAAGGCTGTCTTAGGTGGAATTTGGTGTATTAGAAAAGGGAATCAGTGTACGGGAAACTGCTTTAGACTTGCTTTGATCGTTTACACTcatcatccactttattaggaacacctgtacaccttcaCATTCGTGCAGTGATCTATTCAGCCAATCGTGTAGCAGCAGcgcaatggggaaaaaaaaaatcatgcggatacagatcaagagctcacagagtgatctctgtgactttgatcatggcatggttgttggtgccatgttgatgggctggtttgagtatttcagaaatggaTGATCTCCTGGGgagaggctccaggtttccccatgaccctgaagaatgataagcggtatagaagatggatggatggatggatggatggatggatgatctcctgggattgtCACACAACACAGtatctagagtttatacagtatggagcgggggggaaaaaaacatcctgtgagcagagggtctgcaggctgaaacaccttgttgatgagagagatcagaggaccCAATGACCcaactggtttgagctgacaggaagtctatagtaagaCAGGAAgtactcaaataagcactctcaGAACTCAGAATACATTGCAGTGAATGGgctacaactttttttttcttcttatcttctactgtccagtttcggtgagtctgtgcccataatagcctcagattcttgttcttggctgacaggagtggaacctgatgtggtcttctgctgttgtagctcatgcACCTCAAGgctcagtgttttttgtgcgtgctgagatgcttttctactcaccacagttgtagagtcattatttgagttactatatccttcctgacagctcaaaccaatctggtggtgatgattggctgattagataatcgCATAAAttagcaggtgtacaggtgttcctaataaagtgaccgGCGAGTGTATGTTTATCTTTGTTAGTGTGCATTTATTTCGAAGCTTTTTTAACGTTGGACACTAGACATATGTTACTAATGAATGTCGTAAAGGGAAACTATCATTCAGAATTATTATGATTTCTACCATGGAAAACCGGTGTACAGTCGTGGCAGGCTATGTTGGTAAGTAATTAGCTAACAATTAATTATAGGATTTCCACACCCTGAAGCTGTGGAAATGTCATCTGTTTCTGTACTGCAGCAATTATAAcatttcctgtaaaaaaaaaaaaaagaaaaagaaaaaaaaaagacaaggacatggttatacagtcatgtgaaaaactaagtacaccccatggaaatggttggcttttttgacatatttggacaagctaacatttgatcatctttgaaacagtgcctgttaataaaggtgatacactcggtcaaatgacacataaaattgacattttgtagtaatttttacaatttaaatgaacaaaaaaatcaagtacacccctacatttatcacacctatAAATCTATCAAATTAGAttcaggtgttcaggattgggtgccagtggttaaaacctgcttagggagtgcaggtggaaccggtcttattaatacccctctcatatatatatatagtgtctggtgttccctttgttattgaggagtgtggtgtcatcatgccaagatctggagttctgtaaggccttcagaaaaaaggttgcaaatgcctatgagtctggcaagggatttaaaaagatctccaaattatttgaaatgcatcattccactgtaaggaaaatcatctacaaatggcgcagatttcaaactaatgccaatttgtccaggactgaccGTCCGAGCAAATTCAGCCctagagcagaccgtctgatgcaaagttaattctccaagaacccca is drawn from Ictalurus furcatus strain D&B chromosome 8, Billie_1.0, whole genome shotgun sequence and contains these coding sequences:
- the lpar4 gene encoding lysophosphatidic acid receptor 4 — protein: MASLALNETGLEDCGIDDSFKYNLYGVVYSIAFVLGLITNCASLFVFCCRMKIRNETTLFMTNLALSDLIFVFTLPFKIYYNVRRHWPFGDGLCKISGGAFITNIYGSMLFLTCISVDRFLAIVYPFRSRSIRTRRNAGIVCALIWLLILGGGMSVTFFSATNQAKTITTCFEGFSQKTWKTYLSKITIFIEVVGFLIPLLINLACSSMVLRTLRKPATLCQIGTNKKRVLRMIVVHLAIFIVCFVPYNSVLFVYAMVRTQALASCWLERLARTLYPVTLCVATLNCCFDPVVYYFTSESFKKSLTTGKCQNKLESTPRTEGPVSSKENIETEKVEANRVSSNGKEQVTETQF